DNA sequence from the Schlegelella aquatica genome:
ACGTCGTGCTGGTACTGGCCCACGCCGATGCTCTTCGGGTCGATCTTGACGAGTTCGGCCAGCGGGTCCTGCACTCGCCGGGCGATGCTCACGGCCCCGCGCAGGCTCACATCGAGGTCGGGCAGTTCCTTGCTGGCGTACTCGCTGGCCGAGTAGACCGACGCGCCCGCCTCGCTCACCACCACCTTCTCGATGGGGGTGCCCGGCGCCAACTGCTGGATGCGCTTGATGAGATCGGCCGCGAGCTTGTCGGTCTCGCGGCTCGCAGTGCCGTTGCCGATGGCGATCAGGTTCACGCCGTGGGTCGCGCACAGGCGGCCGAGGGTGTGGATGGAGCCTTCCCAGTCGTTGCGCGGCTCGTGCGGGTAGACGGTGGCCGTGTCCACCACCTTGCCGGTCTCGTTCACGACGGCCACCTTCACGCCGGTGCGGATGCCCGGGTCCAGGCCCATCACCACGCGCCGGCCGGCCGGCGCGGCCAGCAGCAGGTCGCGCAGATTCTCGGCGAACACCTTGATCGCGACCTTCTCGGCTTCCTCGCGCAGCCTGGAGAACAGGTCGCGCTCCAGGCTCAACGAGAGCTTGACCTTCCAGGTCCAGGCGATCGTCTTGCGGATCAGTTCATCGGCCGGGCGCTTGGCGTGACTCCAGCCGAGGTGCCGGGCGATGCGGCCCTCGGCCAGCGTGGGCTTGCCGGGCGCGACCTCCTCGTCCAGCACGAGCTTGGCGTCCAGGATCTCCTGTGCGCGGCCGCGGAACACGGCGAGCGCGCGGTGCGAGGGCACGGTCTTGATCGGCTCGGCGTAGTCGAAGTAGTCGCGGAACTTGGCGACGTCGGGATTGTTCGGGTCCTTGCCGTCCATCAGCTTGGACTGGAAGAGCCCCTCCTCCCAGAGCCATTCGCGCAGCTTGCCCACCAGCGCGGCATCTTCCGCCCAGCGCTCGGAGAGGAGGTCGCGCACACCGTCGAGCACCGCGAACGCGTCGGCAAAGCCCGCGTCGGCGTTGATGAAGACCTGTGCCTCGGCCACCGGGTCCAACGTCGGGTCGGCGAAAAGCTTGTCGGCCAGCGGCTCGAGGCCGGCCTCGCGGGCGATCATGCCCTTGGTGCGGCGCTTGGGCTTGTACGGCAGGTACAGGTCTTCCAGCTCCTGCTTCGTGGGCGCGGCCTCGATCGCCGCGCGCAGCTCGGGCGTCAGCTTGCCCTGCTCCTCGATGCTCTTGAGCACCGCCTGGCGGCGCTCTTCCAGCTCGCGCAGGTACGCCAGGCGCGTCTCGAGCTCGCGCAGCTGGGCGTCGTCGAGGCCGCCCGTGGCCTCCTTGCGGTAGCGGGCGATGAAAGGCACGGTCGAGCCGCCGTCGAGCAGCTCCACCGCGGCGTTGACCTGGGCCGGGCGGACGTTCAGTTCCGCCGCGATCTGGAGAAGGATCTTGTCCAACACTGCCAACCGGTAAGGGTTCGGAAAGCCGCGCAGTTTGCCATAGGGGGCGAGGCCACCGGCCGCGCTCGCAGGCAGGGGCTCCTTGCCTTATGGCTCAGGACCCCCTGGCCTGCCGCAGGGCCGCGCGCAGCTGTTGGCCGAGTTCGGGCCTGGCGGCGAAGGGATCGCTGGGGTTGCGGCCCATGACCACGTCTTCCAGGCGCGTTTGCACGTTGCCCAGTGCCTGCGGATGGCTGTAGATGTAAAAGCGCTGGTCGCGCACCGCATCGAGCACTTTCTGGGCCACCTCGGCGGCCGTGACCTTGCCCGAGGTGACGGCCTTCGCGCTCATGGCCTGGGCGATCATCTGGCTGGGGGTGGGTTTCGTCGCTGCCGCGAGCTCCGGCGGGCGATTGCGGTGGGACTCGTGGATGCCCGTCGGCACGAAGTAGGGGCACAGCACGGAGCAGTCCACCTGGTCGGTGACGAGGTGCAGGTCCTGGTACAGCGTCTCCGTCAGGCTCACGACCGCGTGCTTGCTCACGTTGTACACGCCCATGTTGGGCGCATTCAGCAGCCCGGCCATGGAGGCCGTGTTGACGATGTGCCCCTCGTAGTCCGGGTCGTTGCCGGCGGCCTCCAGCATCAAGGGCGTGAAGACGCGCACCCCGTGGATCACGCCCCAGAGGTTGACCCCCAGCACCCACTCCCAGTCCTTGACGCTGCTTTCCCAGATCAGACCGCCGCCGCCGACCCCGGCGTTGTTGAAGACCAGATGAGGCACGCCGAAGCGCTGCGTCGTGGCCTCGGCCAGGGCTTCGACGTCGCCGGCCTTGGAGACGTCCGTGCGCCGGGCGAGCACCTGCGCGCCCGCATCGCGCACCTCCTCGGCCGCGCGTTCGAGCGCGTCGGTCTGCACGTCGGCCATCACCACGTTCATGCCGGCCCGCGCGGCCAGTCGCGAGAGTTCCAACCCGAAGCCGGAGGCCGCCCCCGTCACTACTGCCGTCTTGCCGTGAAAGCTCTTCATCTGCTCGTCCTTTCGATCCGTGTGCGTGGTGAGAAATGCCTGCGACGTGCCACCGGCCGGCCTCCGGATGCACCGGACCGGGCGTTCGGCGCCTTGCCTGGGCGCTTCAGACGGGCATGGCCCGGGCCAGGATGCCCTCGAAGTCGGTGGCCGCAGGCAGCGTGCCGAAGGCCTGGCCCCAGTCGGCCTCCAGACGCGAGGCGCAGAAGGCCTCGAAGACCGGCTCCGGCGCATGGCGGCGCAGCAGGCAGGCCTGGGTGACCAGCGCCACGTCCTGCGCCAAGCGGCGCGCCTCGACCTCCTCGACACCGTCTTCGAGGCGCTGCAGCACCTGCGCCGCCCGCCGGTCGATGCGGGCGTCCGCACTGCGCCCGGCGGCCCATTCGGCGGCCAGGGCGTCGACCACGTCGGCGCCCGTGCCCGTCCGCTTGCGCAAGGCGCGCAACAGATCCAGCGCCATCACGTTGCCCGCGCCTTCCCAAATGGAGTTGACCGGCATCTCGCGGTAGATGCGGGCCATCACGCCCTCGCCGCGTTCCTCGACGTAGCCGTTGCCGCCCAGGCATTCCATCGCCTCCTGCGCGAAGGCGCTGCCGCGCTTGCAGATCCAGTACTTGGCCACCGGCGTCAGCACACGGCGCATCGCTGCCTCGTGGGGGTCGCCCTCGGCGTCGAAGGCATGGGCGAGCCGCAGCGCAAGCGCGATGGCGGCCTCGACTTCCACGGCCAGGTCGGCCAGCACGTTGCGCATCAACGGGTGGGCGATCAGCGGCCTGCCGAACGCCTCGCGCTGCGCCGTGTGATGCAGCGCCAGGGCGAGCGCATGGCGCATCAGCCCCGCCGTGCCCAGGGCGCAGTCCAGGCGCGTGTGAGTGCCCATCTCGAGGATCTGGGGCACGCCCCGGCCCTCCTCTCCCACCAGCCAGGCCTGCGCGCCGAGGAACTCCACCTCCGAGCTCGCGTTCGCTTTGTTGCCCAGCTTGTCCTTCAGCCGTTGGATGTGCAGTGCATTGACCGTGCCGTCTGGCAGCCAGCGCGGCAGGAAGAAGCAGCTGAGCCCGCCGGGCGCCTGGGCCAGCACGAGAAAGGCGTCGCACATGGGCGCCGAGAAGAACCACTTGTGTCCGGCCAGGCGATAGCACCGTCCCCAGGGGGTGTCTTGCTCGTACACGGCCTGGGTCGTGTTGGCGCGCACGTCGGAGCCGCCCTGCTTCTCGGTCATGCCCATGCCCATCGTGACGCCGGATTTGCGGTCCGCGGGGATGAAGCGCGGGTCGTACACCGTGCTCGCGAGCTTGGGAAACCACGCGGCGTGCAGCGCAGGGTTGGCCCGCAGCGCAGGGGTGGCGGCATACGTCATCGACACCGGGCACAGCACCGAGGGCTCGAGTTCCGTGAAGAGCATGAACCCCGCGGCGCGCAGCAGATGGCCATGAGCGGGTCGCACCCAGGCCGCAGCATGCAGTCCGTGGCGGATCGCCGCTTCCATCAGCGCGTGGTAACTCGGATGGAACTCGACCTGGTCGATGCGCCGGCCCTGGCGGTCGTGCGTGCGCAGCTCGGGGGTGTGCACGTTGGCGAGCCGCGCGTGCTGCTGCATGTGCGCACTGCCGGCGAGAGCCCCCAGCTCTTGCAATTCACGGTCGTCGAACGACGCGCCGAGATGGTGAACCAGTGCGTCGCGCAGTGCCCGGTTGCCCTGGTAGAGGTTCACATCGACCAGCGGCGCGCTCTGGTTGATGACGTCGTGGGTACGACCAGCGCCGATCTCGGAGAGCGTGGCTTGTTGCATGTCGGGCCTCCCTGGGAGAGCTACCGCGGCCGCATCCGGTGGGGCTGGCCCCGCCGGCCGAAGGACACGCCCGGCCGCGCTGCGTCTCCCCCGATCCGGGCGCGGCACCCGGTGCCGCGGCCCGCGTGTGGATCAGATCAGCTTCACCAGTTGCTTGCCGAAGTTGCGCCCCTTGAGCAATCCGATGAAGGCCTCGGGGGCACTTTCGATGCCTTGGGCGATCGACTCGCGGTACTTGAGCTTGCCGGTCGCCACGAGCGTGCCCAGTTCCTTCAGCGCCTCGGGCCAGACGTCCATGTGCTCGCTGACGATGAAGCCCTGCAACTTCACGCGGTTGACGAGCAGCAGCTGCGGGTTCTGCAAGGGGATCGGCTCGCCGTTG
Encoded proteins:
- a CDS encoding Tex family protein → MDKILLQIAAELNVRPAQVNAAVELLDGGSTVPFIARYRKEATGGLDDAQLRELETRLAYLRELEERRQAVLKSIEEQGKLTPELRAAIEAAPTKQELEDLYLPYKPKRRTKGMIAREAGLEPLADKLFADPTLDPVAEAQVFINADAGFADAFAVLDGVRDLLSERWAEDAALVGKLREWLWEEGLFQSKLMDGKDPNNPDVAKFRDYFDYAEPIKTVPSHRALAVFRGRAQEILDAKLVLDEEVAPGKPTLAEGRIARHLGWSHAKRPADELIRKTIAWTWKVKLSLSLERDLFSRLREEAEKVAIKVFAENLRDLLLAAPAGRRVVMGLDPGIRTGVKVAVVNETGKVVDTATVYPHEPRNDWEGSIHTLGRLCATHGVNLIAIGNGTASRETDKLAADLIKRIQQLAPGTPIEKVVVSEAGASVYSASEYASKELPDLDVSLRGAVSIARRVQDPLAELVKIDPKSIGVGQYQHDVNQSELARTLDAVVEDCVNSVGVDLNTASAPLLARVSGLSPSVAASIVRWRDAHGAFRNRQQLLEVSGLGPKTFEQAAGFLRIRDGDNPLDMSGVHPETYPIVQRMLDALGKPIQEVMGRADVIRSLKPEAFADEKFGAITVKDILAELEKPGRDPRPDFKVARFNEGVEDIKDLQPGMVLEGTVSNVAAFGAFVDLGVHQDGLVHVSQLSHKFVNDAREVVKAGDIVKVKVLEVDLARNRISLTMKLDSSVPKGGARAGDNAFRPAGRQERYGGHKGSQAAPQSAMAAAFAKLQAGQKR
- a CDS encoding SDR family oxidoreductase; this encodes MKSFHGKTAVVTGAASGFGLELSRLAARAGMNVVMADVQTDALERAAEEVRDAGAQVLARRTDVSKAGDVEALAEATTQRFGVPHLVFNNAGVGGGGLIWESSVKDWEWVLGVNLWGVIHGVRVFTPLMLEAAGNDPDYEGHIVNTASMAGLLNAPNMGVYNVSKHAVVSLTETLYQDLHLVTDQVDCSVLCPYFVPTGIHESHRNRPPELAAATKPTPSQMIAQAMSAKAVTSGKVTAAEVAQKVLDAVRDQRFYIYSHPQALGNVQTRLEDVVMGRNPSDPFAARPELGQQLRAALRQARGS
- a CDS encoding isovaleryl-CoA dehydrogenase, whose amino-acid sequence is MQQATLSEIGAGRTHDVINQSAPLVDVNLYQGNRALRDALVHHLGASFDDRELQELGALAGSAHMQQHARLANVHTPELRTHDRQGRRIDQVEFHPSYHALMEAAIRHGLHAAAWVRPAHGHLLRAAGFMLFTELEPSVLCPVSMTYAATPALRANPALHAAWFPKLASTVYDPRFIPADRKSGVTMGMGMTEKQGGSDVRANTTQAVYEQDTPWGRCYRLAGHKWFFSAPMCDAFLVLAQAPGGLSCFFLPRWLPDGTVNALHIQRLKDKLGNKANASSEVEFLGAQAWLVGEEGRGVPQILEMGTHTRLDCALGTAGLMRHALALALHHTAQREAFGRPLIAHPLMRNVLADLAVEVEAAIALALRLAHAFDAEGDPHEAAMRRVLTPVAKYWICKRGSAFAQEAMECLGGNGYVEERGEGVMARIYREMPVNSIWEGAGNVMALDLLRALRKRTGTGADVVDALAAEWAAGRSADARIDRRAAQVLQRLEDGVEEVEARRLAQDVALVTQACLLRRHAPEPVFEAFCASRLEADWGQAFGTLPAATDFEGILARAMPV